Proteins encoded in a region of the Tripterygium wilfordii isolate XIE 37 chromosome 21, ASM1340144v1, whole genome shotgun sequence genome:
- the LOC119988594 gene encoding uncharacterized protein LOC119988594, which yields MRALWHKTDGLIYRCGDFNWVPLIGPWGISSQAPAMFLQQIGGNPCRPVTCHLKEFEFSLENEKEKALVRKIVDAWSILQGVRKGPRNIYGTAQYKAWHAKRGKSYTDYCMSDEGRRKGKGQCSQENEVVLQEVIEVESEDEDERVSYPNFVPDKSVGVTVEEEIQEMEGDLQMEDTSSDDEMVRGPPGFPDKEAKIMWKILQTMTEKYKKYKGKFRRMKAEFVKSKKVKLQEDLQMEKERGNFQEEHTKMKEQVRSMKGELQEARKEITQMKGTIVTLEELSYNANKEMIGKVA from the coding sequence ATGAGAGCTCTGTGGCATAAAACAGACGGATTGATTTACAGGTGCGGTGATTTCAATTGGGTTCCACTTATAGGTCCTTGGGGAATTAGTAGTCAAGCACCGGCcatgtttctccaacaaatagGTGGGAATCCATGTAGACCAGTCACTTGTCATTTGAAGGAATTTGAATTCTCccttgaaaatgaaaaagaaaaggcgTTAGTACGGAAGATAGTGGATGCATGGAGTATTCTTCAAGGAGTAAGAAAAGGTCCGCGAAATATTTATGGGACTGCTCAGTACAAGGCATGGCatgcaaaaagaggaaaatcttaCACAGATTATTGTATGTCCGATGAAgggagaaggaaaggaaaaggacaATGTTCCCAAGAAAATGAAGTTGTGTTGCAAGAGGTCATTGAGGTAGAAAGTGAAGACGAAGATGAAAGGGTTTCGTATCCAAATTTTGTCCCAGACAAAAGTGTAGGGGTAacagtggaagaagaaattcaagaaatggaaggagatttacagatggaagatacatcaagtgatgatgaaatggttagAGGACCACCTGGATTTCCTGACAAAGAGGCGAAGATAATGTGGAAAATACTGCAAACtatgactgagaaatataaaaagtataaaggaaagtttagaaggatgaaagctgagtttgtcaagagcAAGAAAGTGAAGCTGCAGGAAGATTTGCAAATGGAAAAGGAAAGGGGCAATTTTCAGGAAGAGCATACCAAGATGAAGGAGCAAGTGAGaagtatgaaaggagaacttcaagaggcacgaaaggaaattactcaaatgaagggaacaattgTGACATTGGAGGAGTTAAGCTACAATGCTAATAAGGAAATGATTGGCAAAGTTGCTTAG